The following are from one region of the Azospirillum sp. TSH100 genome:
- a CDS encoding tautomerase family protein, which translates to MIVARHTAPCQSLSQERHSMPFTRISLLAGKSPDYLAAVSSALDRALVDCFDVPENDRFAAIHQHQPGELIFDRTYRGGPRSDDYIFFHITTGKARSAETKARFFRRLVENLAAAPGVRPEDVMVAIANSTFEDWSFAAGQSAGLSVEEDRR; encoded by the coding sequence GCGCCATACTGCCCCCTGTCAATCGCTTTCACAGGAGCGGCACAGCATGCCCTTCACCCGGATTTCCTTGCTTGCGGGCAAATCCCCGGACTATCTCGCGGCAGTGTCCAGCGCCCTCGACCGGGCGCTGGTTGATTGCTTCGATGTGCCGGAAAACGACCGCTTCGCCGCAATCCACCAGCACCAGCCGGGAGAACTGATTTTCGACCGCACCTATCGCGGCGGTCCCCGTTCGGACGACTACATTTTCTTCCACATCACCACGGGAAAGGCGCGATCGGCGGAAACCAAAGCCCGATTCTTTCGGCGGCTGGTCGAAAATCTCGCGGCGGCTCCGGGCGTCCGTCCGGAGGACGTGATGGTGGCGATCGCCAATTCGACCTTCGAGGACTGGTCTTTCGCAGCCGGCCAGTCCGCCGGCCTGTCGGTGGAGGAGGACCGCCGATGA
- a CDS encoding cupin domain-containing protein, with translation MTGYFEMQPSCPPSMTVRRAGEDIAAAPEGIANGSFLVQMLLSSRAEGEMTAMRAFIPPGVVTHWHSHPSGQLLFVLDGVGLVQRADGEPVEVRAGDAVWFAPGERHWHGAAPSSPFSYISVQPVRGGTAVHWMEAVEQEDFSR, from the coding sequence ATGACCGGTTATTTCGAGATGCAGCCGTCCTGCCCGCCGTCCATGACCGTCCGACGTGCCGGCGAGGACATTGCCGCTGCACCCGAGGGAATCGCCAATGGTTCCTTCCTCGTCCAGATGCTGCTGTCGAGCCGGGCCGAGGGTGAAATGACGGCGATGCGCGCTTTCATCCCGCCGGGTGTCGTGACCCACTGGCACAGCCATCCCTCCGGACAGCTTCTGTTCGTGCTCGATGGCGTCGGCCTCGTTCAGCGCGCCGACGGCGAGCCGGTCGAGGTCCGCGCGGGCGACGCCGTCTGGTTCGCGCCCGGCGAGCGCCATTGGCATGGTGCGGCACCGTCCAGCCCATTCAGTTACATCAGCGTCCAACCAGTCCGGGGCGGCACCGCCGTCCATTGGATGGAGGCTGTCGAACAGGAGGATTTTTCCCGATGA
- a CDS encoding DUF4865 family protein — MIAMQYSLVLPADYDMSIIDRRIRDRGPLLDGFPHLRFKAYLAARKQDAGFASGENLYAPFYLWDEPEGIDAFLSSPGFAAVSRDFGWPSVQTWLVRHVELTANLAAATFAARETVPIAPYSDLASQRDSAVAEAKSAIAAGALAAVAAFDPTKWMMVKFTLWPNLPELVRETMQLYTVGHISLPNEL, encoded by the coding sequence ATGATCGCTATGCAATACAGCTTGGTGCTGCCTGCCGATTACGACATGTCGATCATCGATCGCCGCATTCGTGACAGGGGGCCGCTGCTCGATGGCTTTCCACACCTGCGTTTCAAAGCCTATCTCGCCGCAAGAAAGCAGGATGCCGGCTTCGCCAGTGGCGAAAACCTCTATGCGCCCTTTTATCTGTGGGATGAGCCGGAAGGGATCGACGCTTTTCTTTCCAGTCCCGGCTTTGCGGCGGTGTCGCGCGATTTCGGCTGGCCGTCGGTGCAGACATGGCTGGTTCGCCATGTGGAGCTGACGGCGAATCTGGCAGCGGCCACATTCGCCGCCCGCGAGACGGTGCCGATCGCGCCCTATTCGGATCTGGCGTCGCAACGGGACAGTGCCGTCGCGGAGGCGAAGTCGGCAATCGCGGCCGGCGCGCTGGCCGCCGTCGCTGCGTTCGATCCAACGAAATGGATGATGGTGAAATTCACCCTCTGGCCCAATCTGCCGGAGTTGGTGAGGGAGACGATGCAACTCTACACCGTTGGGCACATCTCTCTGCCGAACGAGCTGTAA
- a CDS encoding DegQ family serine endoprotease, whose translation MPHASVPRSYPIFRRLPAAALCALLSGAMLLPVLPVGPAAAQDAAAVGAPPGASRTYSPPSFRDLARTQIDTVVNISSTQAPQASAGGGRLPEGMDIPPGSPLEEFFREFRNRQRGGQGGQGGQGGGSQESGPNGGPRGGGPQNGGPQGLPSMALGSGFIIDPSGLIVTNNHVVSDAAEIAVTLHDGTKLPAKLLGSDAPTDLALLKVESAKPLTAAHWGDSETVEVGDWVVAIGNPFGLGGSVTAGILSARARDIQQGPYDEYLQTDAAINRGNSGGPLYDANGGVIGINTAIYSPTGGSVGIGFAIPSSLAKPIIDQLKEDGKVRRGWLGVQVQRVTPDIAESLGVDGTGGALVTSVSPGSPAASAGLRQGDVITAFNGGPLEQMRQLPRLVASTEIGRTVPLTLLRGGKAQSVQVTVGELRDEPQQLAMSGSSGAPRSAQPEESKSALGLKLAPLTPGLRETFSIGDDVDGLVVTEVDRDSPASQRGLDLGDVIVEAGQEPVATPADLESRIAKAKEQGRKTLLMLVSRGGDLRYVPLPLAPAAGGQKG comes from the coding sequence ATGCCGCATGCGTCCGTGCCGCGTTCGTACCCGATCTTCCGACGCCTTCCGGCCGCGGCGCTGTGCGCGTTGCTGTCCGGTGCGATGCTGCTGCCGGTTCTTCCCGTGGGGCCGGCCGCCGCACAGGATGCGGCCGCCGTCGGGGCGCCGCCGGGGGCGAGCAGGACCTACTCGCCGCCGTCCTTCCGCGACCTTGCCCGGACGCAGATCGACACGGTGGTCAACATTTCCAGCACCCAGGCGCCCCAGGCCTCGGCCGGCGGCGGCCGTCTGCCGGAGGGAATGGACATCCCGCCCGGCTCGCCGCTGGAGGAGTTCTTCCGCGAATTCCGCAACCGGCAGCGGGGCGGGCAGGGTGGGCAGGGTGGGCAGGGCGGCGGCTCCCAGGAAAGCGGGCCGAATGGCGGTCCCCGGGGCGGTGGTCCGCAAAATGGTGGTCCACAGGGCCTGCCGAGCATGGCGCTCGGCTCCGGCTTCATCATTGATCCGTCGGGTCTGATCGTCACCAACAACCATGTCGTCTCCGACGCGGCCGAGATCGCCGTTACCCTGCATGACGGCACCAAGCTGCCGGCCAAGCTGCTGGGATCCGATGCGCCGACTGATCTCGCCCTGCTGAAGGTCGAGAGTGCAAAGCCGCTGACCGCCGCCCATTGGGGCGACAGCGAGACGGTGGAGGTCGGCGACTGGGTGGTCGCCATCGGCAATCCCTTTGGCCTCGGCGGCTCGGTGACGGCCGGCATCCTGTCGGCCCGCGCCCGCGATATCCAGCAGGGCCCCTATGACGAGTATCTGCAGACCGACGCTGCCATCAACCGCGGCAATTCCGGCGGACCGCTCTATGACGCCAACGGCGGGGTGATCGGCATCAACACCGCCATCTATTCGCCGACCGGCGGGTCGGTCGGTATCGGCTTCGCCATTCCGTCCTCGCTGGCAAAGCCGATCATCGACCAGTTGAAGGAGGACGGGAAGGTTCGGCGCGGCTGGCTGGGCGTCCAGGTCCAGCGGGTGACGCCGGACATCGCCGAAAGCCTGGGCGTGGACGGCACCGGCGGGGCTCTGGTCACCAGCGTTTCGCCCGGCAGCCCGGCGGCGTCTGCCGGCCTGCGCCAGGGCGACGTCATCACGGCCTTCAACGGCGGCCCGCTGGAGCAGATGCGCCAGCTCCCCCGTCTCGTCGCCTCCACCGAGATCGGCCGCACCGTGCCGTTGACCCTGCTGCGCGGCGGCAAGGCGCAGTCGGTCCAGGTCACCGTCGGCGAATTGCGCGACGAGCCGCAGCAGCTGGCGATGTCGGGATCGAGTGGCGCGCCGCGCTCCGCCCAGCCGGAGGAGAGCAAGTCTGCGTTGGGTCTGAAGCTGGCTCCGCTGACCCCCGGCCTGCGTGAGACCTTCTCCATCGGCGACGATGTCGACGGGCTGGTGGTGACGGAGGTCGACCGCGACAGCCCGGCGTCGCAGCGCGGGCTCGACCTCGGCGACGTCATCGTCGAGGCCGGGCAGGAACCGGTGGCGACCCCCGCGGATCTGGAAAGCCGCATCGCCAAGGCGAAGGAACAGGGGCGCAAGACCCTGCTGATGCTGGTCAGCCGCGGCGGCGATCTGCGCTATGTCCCGCTTCCGCTTGCTCCCGCGGCCGGCGGTCAGAAGGGGTGA
- a CDS encoding glycosyltransferase family 2 protein: protein MGWQTVSIYPENGQPVRLSVVVPVFNEAENVLPLLEEIERALTPVGGFEVIFVDDQSDDDTQARLAPAVDAGRLRVLRHVQRSGQSAAVRSGVKAARGEFVVTLDGDGQNDPADIPTLFALVSTGEAGAPVLVGGLRKKRQDTLSKRWASKVANAVRQSFLQDGCTDSGCGLKLFRRDAFLDLPFFGAMHRFLPALFRAHGHPVAYVPVNHRPRERGVSKYNNWRRGLIGVVDLLGVYWLKRRTKLSAVSERL from the coding sequence ATGGGATGGCAAACCGTGAGCATTTATCCGGAGAACGGCCAGCCGGTGCGGCTGTCGGTCGTTGTCCCCGTTTTCAACGAGGCCGAGAACGTGCTGCCGCTGCTCGAAGAGATCGAGCGGGCACTGACTCCGGTCGGCGGTTTCGAGGTCATCTTCGTCGACGACCAGTCGGACGACGATACCCAGGCGCGCCTTGCCCCGGCGGTCGATGCCGGCCGGCTGCGCGTGCTGCGCCATGTCCAGCGCTCCGGCCAGAGTGCCGCGGTGCGCAGCGGCGTCAAGGCGGCGCGCGGCGAGTTCGTGGTGACACTGGACGGTGACGGCCAGAACGACCCGGCCGACATCCCGACGCTGTTCGCGCTGGTGTCGACGGGCGAGGCCGGTGCGCCGGTGCTGGTCGGCGGCCTGCGCAAGAAGCGGCAGGACACGCTGTCGAAGCGTTGGGCCTCCAAGGTCGCCAACGCGGTGCGCCAGTCCTTCCTGCAGGACGGCTGCACCGACAGCGGCTGCGGGCTGAAGCTGTTCCGCCGCGACGCCTTCCTCGATCTGCCCTTCTTCGGGGCGATGCACCGTTTCCTGCCGGCGCTGTTCCGCGCGCATGGCCACCCGGTGGCCTATGTTCCGGTGAACCATCGCCCGCGCGAACGCGGCGTGTCAAAATACAACAACTGGCGGCGCGGGCTGATCGGCGTGGTCGATCTGCTGGGCGTTTACTGGCTGAAGCGGCGGACGAAGCTGTCCGCGGTCTCCGAACGCCTCTGA
- a CDS encoding lipid-A-disaccharide synthase N-terminal domain-containing protein, with protein sequence MIERAAAWFQGQSTTDLIWVGIGFFAQLMFTMRFIVQWIASEKARRSVVPEMFWYFSLGGGVLLFAYAFYRFDPVFMLGQGMGLVIYARNVYFVWSHKKTQATGDAVPSKP encoded by the coding sequence ATGATTGAACGCGCCGCAGCGTGGTTCCAGGGACAAAGCACCACCGACCTGATCTGGGTCGGCATCGGCTTCTTCGCCCAGCTGATGTTCACCATGCGCTTCATCGTGCAGTGGATCGCCAGCGAAAAGGCGCGCCGCAGCGTGGTGCCGGAGATGTTCTGGTACTTCTCGCTGGGTGGCGGCGTCCTGCTGTTCGCCTACGCCTTTTACCGCTTCGACCCGGTGTTCATGCTGGGGCAGGGCATGGGTCTGGTGATCTACGCCCGCAACGTCTATTTCGTCTGGTCGCACAAGAAGACGCAGGCCACCGGCGACGCGGTGCCGAGCAAGCCGTGA
- a CDS encoding glycosyltransferase family 39 protein, with protein sequence MTAAPSSSQRNGQRNSLPIWAYALLAVIAAALFLPGFTVLPPFDRDEARFAQASSQMLDSGNYVDIRFQDETRYKKPVGIYWLQTAATAVADAVRGIPVGADKVIWTYRIPSFLGAILAVLASAWTAARLFSGPAGFIAGLMMASCVVLGVEARMAKTDAVLLATVVIGQAVLAHLYLRRREPAPVGRAAWTAPLVFWIAAGIGVLVKGPMVLLVSGSTALVLALWDREAAWVRRLKPLAGLGIVVAIAAPWLIAIAIKSKGAFFAESVGHDMLGKVSGGQEGKGLPPGYYLGTFWVTFAPWSLLALLAVPWMWARRRLDAVRFCIAWIVPSWLVFEAVPTKLLHYTLPVFPAIAALAAAALIDGFDRSRERPRRWLVTVAVALGVIGFGALTLAVAVIPWLVDHRIDPVGVALVPVVGGLFALSLRSLLRGERRTGLAAGVGAAAILYAGTYAAVLPNIDGVWVSRQAARAVAQARLCPDSVVATAGYSEPSLVFLLGTPTKLVHGAGAAAHLMADRSCALALVEDREAPAFLDSLGTATPLPLAELSGFNYNTGKRLHLTLYRLPAP encoded by the coding sequence GTGACCGCAGCGCCCTCGTCCTCCCAGCGGAACGGCCAGCGGAACAGCCTGCCGATCTGGGCCTATGCGTTGCTGGCGGTGATCGCCGCGGCGCTGTTCCTGCCGGGCTTCACTGTCCTGCCGCCCTTCGACCGGGACGAGGCCCGCTTTGCCCAGGCATCCTCGCAGATGCTGGACAGCGGCAACTATGTCGACATCCGCTTCCAGGACGAGACCCGCTACAAGAAGCCGGTCGGCATCTACTGGCTGCAAACTGCCGCGACCGCCGTTGCCGATGCCGTCCGCGGCATTCCGGTCGGCGCCGACAAGGTCATCTGGACCTACCGCATCCCCTCTTTCCTCGGCGCCATCCTCGCCGTTCTCGCCAGCGCCTGGACAGCGGCGCGGCTTTTCAGCGGACCGGCCGGCTTCATCGCCGGACTGATGATGGCCTCCTGCGTCGTGCTGGGGGTCGAAGCGCGGATGGCCAAGACCGACGCCGTGCTGCTCGCCACCGTGGTGATCGGGCAGGCGGTGCTTGCCCACCTCTATCTCCGCCGCCGCGAGCCTGCTCCCGTCGGGCGGGCAGCCTGGACGGCGCCGCTGGTCTTCTGGATCGCCGCCGGCATCGGCGTGCTGGTGAAGGGGCCGATGGTCCTGCTGGTGTCCGGCAGCACCGCCCTGGTTCTGGCGCTGTGGGACCGCGAGGCGGCGTGGGTGAGGCGGCTGAAGCCTCTGGCCGGTCTCGGCATCGTCGTCGCGATCGCCGCCCCCTGGCTGATCGCCATCGCCATCAAGAGCAAGGGCGCCTTCTTCGCCGAATCCGTCGGCCACGACATGCTGGGCAAGGTGTCGGGCGGGCAAGAGGGCAAGGGACTGCCGCCCGGCTATTATCTCGGCACCTTCTGGGTGACCTTCGCCCCCTGGTCGCTGCTGGCCCTGCTGGCGGTTCCCTGGATGTGGGCGCGGCGCCGTTTGGACGCCGTGCGCTTCTGCATCGCCTGGATCGTCCCGAGCTGGTTGGTGTTCGAGGCGGTGCCGACGAAGCTGCTGCACTACACCCTCCCGGTCTTCCCGGCCATCGCCGCTCTCGCCGCCGCCGCCCTGATCGACGGCTTCGACCGCAGCCGGGAACGGCCGCGCCGCTGGCTGGTCACCGTTGCTGTCGCGCTGGGCGTGATCGGCTTCGGCGCCCTGACCTTGGCGGTGGCGGTGATCCCCTGGCTGGTCGATCACCGGATCGATCCGGTCGGGGTGGCGCTGGTGCCGGTGGTGGGCGGCCTCTTCGCCCTGTCCCTGCGCTCGCTGCTGCGGGGAGAGCGACGGACCGGGCTCGCCGCCGGGGTGGGAGCCGCGGCGATCCTCTATGCCGGAACCTATGCCGCCGTGCTGCCGAACATCGACGGCGTGTGGGTCAGCCGGCAGGCCGCCCGTGCGGTGGCCCAGGCCCGGCTTTGCCCTGACAGCGTGGTGGCCACCGCCGGCTATTCGGAACCGAGCCTGGTTTTCCTGCTCGGCACGCCGACCAAGCTGGTCCACGGCGCCGGGGCCGCCGCGCATCTGATGGCCGACCGTTCCTGCGCTCTCGCGCTGGTGGAGGACCGGGAGGCGCCGGCCTTCCTCGACAGCCTGGGCACGGCCACGCCCCTGCCGTTGGCCGAGTTGTCGGGCTTCAATTACAACACCGGCAAGCGTCTGCACCTGACACTCTACCGCCTGCCGGCCCCCTGA